The following nucleotide sequence is from Amia ocellicauda isolate fAmiCal2 chromosome 14, fAmiCal2.hap1, whole genome shotgun sequence.
cgatccactgctgcatGAAGGATCCCCAAGATgtctccacttgcttcgatctacagttTCTATTCCTTGTCACACCTATCATGTTGAGTAAACCCGCTGAGGCGACCAGATAAAGAACACTGATACTCTTGTGGTTAAATTAAAAAGCGgaagaaaaaactaacaaaccaCACACCAAAAACGCTCTTATAGAGGTGGTACAATTGGACGAAGCTTGACTTTGCATAGCAGGGAACACTAGAACACAGACCCAATTACAAATGTGGACAAATTACAGGACAGTTGGGTCGTTAGGCTGTCGGGGAAGTTTGTTCCAGAcgcccacctctctctctctctctcaatttatAGAGTTGCGAAGCTGAGTTAACAGAATTTGTGTGACAGTGAGCGAGAGCGAGTGTGCAGGACTCCCTTTTGTTTGGGTTggcctttattttattgtgtgtgtgtgtgtgtgtgtgtgtgtgtgtgaggggcagagagtgagtgtgtccGTGCTGGGTTAGTGGGAACTGCAGCAGTGGCGTGATCTGTGAATCCCACCCCTGTGCTCAGTTACGTAAAGCCCACCTGGACCCGTGTATAGGAGCTGATATGTTATCTGGAGGCTGTTTCACTCACCACGAGAGTTCCCAGCTAGAGGCAGCCTTCATATTTCAGTCAGGtaacagttacatttatgaagtTAACAtatgagaaaaaaacaataataatgcttTTAATATCATGAAATACTTACAAAACtgctaatttaaaatgttagacTAGTGGTAATCAGGGTCTGATGGCTAAACAAGCCAAATTAAACACCTCAAGTTATGATTTTGTAGCATTAGGTGTTTGTTTTGACCTTTCCAAAGGTATATTCAACATGATGTGAAAGTAATATGTGCCTTGGTGTAATATATAACTCTTCAATTTCAGATTAGGAGTGtatttactgtgtttttaagggcATTGGATTATTGCAAGCTCTAGGATTTTGGAGAATAAGTGCCTCTGTCTGTTGCTGCCTAAAGAATGAAACACTTGATAAATCCCTTCCACCTCTGTCCTGCTCCTCATTAGGTCCAGCTGGGCTTTAAGCACAGAGATGAAAGGAAAAGGGAGTCCAGGGTATCTTCTAATCCGGCTGGGGGTCTGGGCAGCGTGAGTATCCCATCCACAAAGGTCACCACTGAGCAGGATAGAGCTGGACAGAGCAGGTTTACAGTCAGAAAttcataatgtattatttatttaataataataataataataataataataataataataataataataataataattacagatgGTAGTATTTCTTCTGCTTCCCGAGATAAACAAAGGCATTCTTTGAATTTGTATTAATCACATTAATTACACTTAATTCATTAACATCTTTTGTTGGACAGTTCACTCTTTTATAAGACAGAAGATGATCTGTGGATTACTTAATGCTACAAAAAAAGCTGGAAGTGAAAACTTCTCTCTTGGtgtaatatatatctatatttgtatttctctctTGGTGGAATATAtatagatgggtgacaaatttaaagaaaaaccaacataaagtgtctcagtaaggtgctgggcaccacgagccccagaacagcttcaatgctcttggcacagattgtacgagtctctggactctactggagggatgaacaccgtTCTTCCAAAagttattccctcatttggggttttgatgatggtggtggagagcgctgtctaacacgtcggtccagaatctcccataggtgttcaactgggttgagatctggtgactgcgaaggccatagcatatgaatcgcatcattttcatcctcatcacaccattcagtgaccctcatgccctgtggatggggcattgtcatcctggaagagaccactcccatcaggatagaaatgtgtctccataggataaaggtgatcactcagaataactctgtaatgatttgcagcgactcttccctctaaggggacaagtggacccaaaccatgccaggaaaatgccccccacagcataacagagcctccggaccccctcactgtaggggtccagcagtcaggcctgtcccgttctctttgtgttccacacatgcactcgcccacttgtcgagaataagGATGACTCATGTGACCagatctctgtagaccagtgcctatggtttttgatCCAAAACAGAGTTCAACTGGGCCGCTCAGCATTTGtacacatgccacagagcatgatgggatgtgaattgcttaattgtatcatgctgtacacctgtttggaggcatcagcattcattatgttcctccactcattaattcaggtttttcttttaatttctcacctgtctgtatatatttttatatttctctcTTGGTGggaaatatatctatatttgtatttctctgtCAGTATACAGACATCTCTCTTTATTAAATTAGTATTCCAGTGTAGTtctctctccatacatccccagTAAAATGCTATCCCCAGATAGCAATGTCTGCCCCACCTTGGTGCTGTAATGAGGCTAGGACAGTGTGACGTGGTATTTGGATTCTGTGGTGAATAGCCTTGTCCAACTTTTTTCCACACTGCCTTACTGTTTAAAGCCTCCTTGCCATCGGGTGCCAAGGGGCGATCCAGACACCTGATTATGACGACACCAGCAGTCCCCAGTTCCTTAATCCCTCCTGGATGGCGGGCATCCCTGACGAGCGCCCACTCTCGGAGGTGAACCTACCCGGCACCCACAACAGCATGGCGTTTTATGGGGGGGCGCTCACGGAGTGCCAGTCCTGGCCGCTGTCCCTTCAGCTCCGAGCGGGCGTCCGCTTCCTGGACGTGCGGGTCCGCCATGTGCGGGGCAATCTCACCATCCACCACGGGATTGTGTACCAGCGGGCGCACTTCGGCACGGTCCTGGAGGAGGTCACCCGCTTCCTCCGGGAGAGGCCCACGGAGACCGTGCTCATGAGGGTGAAGGAGGAGTTCAGCGAGACGCACGCCCTCTACGACGCCGTGGTCAGCTACATCCGTGCATACGGGGACTGGGACCTACTGTGGCACAGCAGGGACACCCCCACCATGGGCCAGGCTCGCGGCAAACTCATCATCCTGCAGAACTTCTCCGGCCCCCACCTCGGGATGTCCTATGGCGCCATGGACATAGCGGACGAGTGGAAGGTGCCCACTCTCTTGCACATTCCCACCAAGTGGCAGAGCGTCTACGAGCACCTGGATGCTGCCATGGCAGGTGATTGCGGGCGCCTCTTCCTCACTTACGCCAGCGGGGCGGGCGTCTTTGCTTACCCCAACGCCGTAGCCCAGCGCATCAACTCCTGGCTCTACCAGCACCTGGCCACCCTCGCGGGGCAGAAACTCCGGGTGGGAATGGTGGTCATGGACTTCCCGGGAGCTCCCCTCTTGAAGATGATCATCGATTTAAACTGAGAATAACCCCAACCACCCCTATCCCCATCCCCTAGTTGTAGGCCCCACCTCTTTGTTCAGCCATCTCTGAAGGCGTTTTAGGCAGATGGATTGCCACAACTTCACTTtcggcaaataaaaataataaaaacttgtGCTTTTTAATCAAGCCAGTTAACGCATAAATCCTTATGAAGCGATACATCTGCAAGTGTATACATGCAAAACCCCCGTTGATAATGAGGGACACCTGTgatgttttattcattaaaagtcattaatatgtgcattgtctacttaatcattattcttttattttattgcattaaaacattttctgagggCAACCAAGTGGGCTAGCAGTTGTGGTAGATCGAGATCAGAACGCCTGATCTTCATCGGGCACCGAAGGGCATTTGTTTTGGCAAAACCAGAACACATAACAAGTGTGTTTATGCCTCTCGACGTCACGCTGATGTCCTCATACGTGCCAAGCTGCTCTCCCCCACTTCCCCACATCCAAGTAAAGGAGTCAACAAACACAGACATGATCACAAGCTCACATCAGGCCTTGGCTTCACCGAGGGCAGATTCTCAAGACCCACACTGTGGCAGGCTGGCACGTGTCCTTTGCCACCCAGCTGACAACACACCGACATTTTCCCATGTCAGTACAGCCAACCTTGATCTGTCCATTCCACCCTGTCAGTGATTGCTCTTTAACAGTCAAGGTGAAAGATTAAAACTTAATACTGGAACCTGTACAACCTTGCCCTTATAAAGTATACTATTAATAGTGGTTTGGTCATCACCTTGGCCCAAATTGACAGTCCAGACTATGAAAAGGAACTCCACAGCTATTGTGGTATGGGTTTACAACgctaaacacacaataacagaAGACTGCACACTTTCAACATTTATTCACCCGTGCCCAGAGTGCAcagttgatcaaagtaattcttacCGCAACATTATTTTGATCCAAAGTGGAGACAATTACAGATTAGAATGACTACTAAAGGGAAAATGAATGCATGGCAACAAGGTGTTGATCATTtattaaataacattatttctATACACTGCATAGATGGCTAAAGACAGTAGCCAGAAGAAAGTGACCCATGCATAGGGGAAATTTCACATCAGACAAACCACCATTACCACATTTTATTGTCCTTAACTGGATATccataagaaaaacaaatctggaTTGTTTTCAGCCAGTGAGCCAAAGATATCGATAACAGATCAGGGCTGATATAGGACACCCTGCAACCCGAGATCTTAAACCAGGGAAACATGGGCTTCATACAAGTCTGAAACGAATATAGGATTCTCAAAGCTCTTATTAATGGATTTTATTATTTGAGGAAAACTGTACAGTAGCCAGTAGTGTCCTGgtttttacacatttatttacacacTTTACACGCGCTGGGTTCCCACCGCTGGCACGATGTTTCTGTCCACCAGGGGGGGCAGCACAAGCGGTCGAGGCTGTGGAGGCTCACAGGCTGCTGCACAACCCGAGCACGGGGTCTGGGTTCAGTTTGTGTCCCGAGCGTCTGTGCTTCTCTTCTCGTCATCTGCTCCGAGACTCTGCAGGCCAATATCGTAATTATAATCCCTTTGGTCTGCCGGGTTGCCTTGAGCACAACACACTCTAGTTCTTGGAAGCCGCGAGCAGGGGGAAGAATTCTTCGACTTCGACTCCTCGCTCTAACCAACTGCCCGATCTGTACGGAAGCTTTCTAGGGCCAAAATACAAACCAATACATGTGTTGAAATAGAAAAATGATCTGCGTAATGCTTTAAAGGATGTGGTGAATTTGTCGTGCTTCCATGAAATGCAAAACACATGTTGTTAAACAATATAagcttattttttgtgttttatcccAGATGAATTGCTTTTCAGCATCATAGTATTTTAATGCCACAATTAATTGTAATACGAatgctttaaattgtgtaaagcAGCACCATGTTAGtgactgaatgaatgaattgaattatttttccacataagGTATGCTGGTCAATCAAGACTTATGATTTTACTTAACCTCTTAAGCCGACAGTCAAAAATGGGAATTCCCTGTTAATAGGACGGGCCCAATTTCAAAACCCATGCTGGCAATTAAGCGCTGCTTGT
It contains:
- the LOC136768114 gene encoding 1-phosphatidylinositol phosphodiesterase, giving the protein MKGKGSPGYLLIRLGVWAALLAIGCQGAIQTPDYDDTSSPQFLNPSWMAGIPDERPLSEVNLPGTHNSMAFYGGALTECQSWPLSLQLRAGVRFLDVRVRHVRGNLTIHHGIVYQRAHFGTVLEEVTRFLRERPTETVLMRVKEEFSETHALYDAVVSYIRAYGDWDLLWHSRDTPTMGQARGKLIILQNFSGPHLGMSYGAMDIADEWKVPTLLHIPTKWQSVYEHLDAAMAGDCGRLFLTYASGAGVFAYPNAVAQRINSWLYQHLATLAGQKLRVGMVVMDFPGAPLLKMIIDLN